The following are encoded together in the Salvia hispanica cultivar TCC Black 2014 chromosome 6, UniMelb_Shisp_WGS_1.0, whole genome shotgun sequence genome:
- the LOC125197532 gene encoding U5 small nuclear ribonucleoprotein 40 kDa protein isoform X2: MTVPESSQKQSQRQDDVKASGDNLNVTRRPSSPPYRNEGSSPDQTRSRPQILIPSVAPNISQRKTKESANKHPSNSALPTPTLVNTPAKSKGEKASKISSELDSTTQPKSTKRKHEETELKDLIKLIGKSSSPVTVRCQHGTLLPSQHKRKQRTLVLCPTNDQLFATSALDGVVNLWQVQNRGSSASLLSSTDCLSDKQRRWPEDIAWHPLGLKLFSVYSADGGDSQISILNLNKGKERTRVHFLEDKPHSKGIINSIAFMPWDDKLFVTGGSDHGVVLWTEKAEEDSWTPKTLHKSFHSSAVMGIAGMKQKKIVMSVGVDKRIIGYDVTTSRADYKHQIESKCMSVLPNPCDFNLFMVQTGTPERQLRLFDIRLRQMEIHAFGWSQERSDSQSALVNQAWSPDGLYITSGSADPVIHVFDIRYNARKPSQSIRAHHKRVFKAAWHHTLPLLISISSDLNVGLHKII, encoded by the exons ATGACGGTTCCCGAAAGTTCTCAAAAACAGTCTCAACGCCAGGATGATGTAAAGGCCTCTGGAGATAATCTGAATGTTACCAGAAGACCATCCAGCCCTCCATACAGAAACGAAGGTTCCTCTCCTGACCAAACTCGGTCAAgaccacaaattttaattccttCTGTGGCTCCAAACATTTCCCAACGTAAGACAAAGGAATCTGCAAACAAGCATCCCAGTAATTCTGCATTACCGACACCAACTTTAGTCAATACCCCGGCTAAGTCCAAGGGAGAAAAAGCTTCTAAAATATCATCTGAGCTGGATTCCACAACACAACCAAAAAGTACAAAGAGGAAGCATG AGGAGACTGAACTTAAAGATCTAATCAAGTTGATTGGCAAAAGCTCTTCACCTGTCACCGTACGCTGTCAGCATGGGACACTTTTACCTAGTCAACACAAAAGAAAGCAAAGAACTCTTGTTCTCTGTCCAACAAATGATCAATTGTTTGCTACCAG TGCCTTGGATGGAGTAGTCAACCTGTGGCAAGTACAAAACCGAGG TTCTAGTGCAAGTCTTTTGAGTAGTACTGATTGTCTATCTGACAAGCAGAGGAGATGGCCAGAAGATATAGCATGGCATCCTCTTGGATTAAAacttttttcagtttatagTGCGGATGGTGGTGATTCTCAGATATCGATTTTAAATCTAAACAAGGGAAAAGAG AGAACACGTGTGCACTTTCTTGAAGACAAGCCCCACAGTAAGGGAATTATCAACAGCATTGCATTCATGCCCTGGGACGATAAATTGTTCGTAACTGGTGGAAGTGATCATGGTGTCGTTCTTTGGACTGAGAAAGCCGAAGAAGACTCATGGACACCTAAAACATTGCACAAATCTTTTCACTCCTCTGCTGTGATGGGGATTGCCGGAATGAAGCAAAAAAAGATTGTGATGTCTGTTGGTGTAGACAAGCGGATTATCGGGTATGATGTAACAACTTCCAGAGCAGATTATAAACATCAGATAGAAAGCAAATGCATGAGTGTTCTACCAAATCCATGCGACTTCAACCTCTTTATGGTTCAAACGGG GACTCCGGAGAGACAGCTTAGACTGTTTGACATCAGATTGAGGCAAATGGAGATTCATGCCTTTGGGTGGTCTCAAGAGCGCAGTGATTCACAGTCGGCTCTTGTTAATCAGGCTTGGTCGCCGGATGGTTTGTACATAACATCCGGGTCAGCTGACCCTGTAATCCATGTCTTTGACATTCGATACAATGCTCGCAAACCATCGCAGTCAATACGAGCTCATCACAAACGAGTCTTCAAAGCAGCATGGCACCATACCCTCCCTCTCCTCATCTCCATATCTTCAGACTTGAACGTTGGGTTGCACAAAATCATCTGA
- the LOC125197532 gene encoding protein tipD isoform X1, which produces MDGYPLLKKPKIEPQETAQKLGQDEEDEENNDEEMKERIRNEQEEAIVALIEHRTREVDHLRQRITYYNAQLEEAERKLEDTQNKLARHRGQKTSNASKQLTNGRKELDVERSKSPMTVPESSQKQSQRQDDVKASGDNLNVTRRPSSPPYRNEGSSPDQTRSRPQILIPSVAPNISQRKTKESANKHPSNSALPTPTLVNTPAKSKGEKASKISSELDSTTQPKSTKRKHEETELKDLIKLIGKSSSPVTVRCQHGTLLPSQHKRKQRTLVLCPTNDQLFATSALDGVVNLWQVQNRGSSASLLSSTDCLSDKQRRWPEDIAWHPLGLKLFSVYSADGGDSQISILNLNKGKERTRVHFLEDKPHSKGIINSIAFMPWDDKLFVTGGSDHGVVLWTEKAEEDSWTPKTLHKSFHSSAVMGIAGMKQKKIVMSVGVDKRIIGYDVTTSRADYKHQIESKCMSVLPNPCDFNLFMVQTGTPERQLRLFDIRLRQMEIHAFGWSQERSDSQSALVNQAWSPDGLYITSGSADPVIHVFDIRYNARKPSQSIRAHHKRVFKAAWHHTLPLLISISSDLNVGLHKII; this is translated from the exons ATGGACGGGTATCCCCTTCTGAAGAAGCCCAAAATCGAGCCTCAAGAAACAGCGCAAAAACTCGGGCAAGACGAAGAAGACGAGGAAAACAATGATGAAGAAATGAAAGAGCGAATCAGAAATGAGCAGGAAGAAGCGATTGTGGCCCTGATAGAACATCGCACCAGAGAAGTTGACCACTTGCGCCAGCGCATTACTTACTACAACGCTCAG CTTGAAGAAGCAGAGAGGAAGCTGGAGGATACCCAAAATAAATTGGCGCGCCATCGAGGACAGAAGACCTCAAATGCTTCAAAACAATTAACTAATGGAAGGAAAGAGCTAGATGTTGAAAGATCTAAAAGTCCTATGACGGTTCCCGAAAGTTCTCAAAAACAGTCTCAACGCCAGGATGATGTAAAGGCCTCTGGAGATAATCTGAATGTTACCAGAAGACCATCCAGCCCTCCATACAGAAACGAAGGTTCCTCTCCTGACCAAACTCGGTCAAgaccacaaattttaattccttCTGTGGCTCCAAACATTTCCCAACGTAAGACAAAGGAATCTGCAAACAAGCATCCCAGTAATTCTGCATTACCGACACCAACTTTAGTCAATACCCCGGCTAAGTCCAAGGGAGAAAAAGCTTCTAAAATATCATCTGAGCTGGATTCCACAACACAACCAAAAAGTACAAAGAGGAAGCATG AGGAGACTGAACTTAAAGATCTAATCAAGTTGATTGGCAAAAGCTCTTCACCTGTCACCGTACGCTGTCAGCATGGGACACTTTTACCTAGTCAACACAAAAGAAAGCAAAGAACTCTTGTTCTCTGTCCAACAAATGATCAATTGTTTGCTACCAG TGCCTTGGATGGAGTAGTCAACCTGTGGCAAGTACAAAACCGAGG TTCTAGTGCAAGTCTTTTGAGTAGTACTGATTGTCTATCTGACAAGCAGAGGAGATGGCCAGAAGATATAGCATGGCATCCTCTTGGATTAAAacttttttcagtttatagTGCGGATGGTGGTGATTCTCAGATATCGATTTTAAATCTAAACAAGGGAAAAGAG AGAACACGTGTGCACTTTCTTGAAGACAAGCCCCACAGTAAGGGAATTATCAACAGCATTGCATTCATGCCCTGGGACGATAAATTGTTCGTAACTGGTGGAAGTGATCATGGTGTCGTTCTTTGGACTGAGAAAGCCGAAGAAGACTCATGGACACCTAAAACATTGCACAAATCTTTTCACTCCTCTGCTGTGATGGGGATTGCCGGAATGAAGCAAAAAAAGATTGTGATGTCTGTTGGTGTAGACAAGCGGATTATCGGGTATGATGTAACAACTTCCAGAGCAGATTATAAACATCAGATAGAAAGCAAATGCATGAGTGTTCTACCAAATCCATGCGACTTCAACCTCTTTATGGTTCAAACGGG GACTCCGGAGAGACAGCTTAGACTGTTTGACATCAGATTGAGGCAAATGGAGATTCATGCCTTTGGGTGGTCTCAAGAGCGCAGTGATTCACAGTCGGCTCTTGTTAATCAGGCTTGGTCGCCGGATGGTTTGTACATAACATCCGGGTCAGCTGACCCTGTAATCCATGTCTTTGACATTCGATACAATGCTCGCAAACCATCGCAGTCAATACGAGCTCATCACAAACGAGTCTTCAAAGCAGCATGGCACCATACCCTCCCTCTCCTCATCTCCATATCTTCAGACTTGAACGTTGGGTTGCACAAAATCATCTGA